From a single Brassica oleracea var. oleracea cultivar TO1000 chromosome C5, BOL, whole genome shotgun sequence genomic region:
- the LOC106344022 gene encoding uncharacterized protein LOC106344022: MYSSLLLPSKRCIELHKSSTFRVISVKLLQNESPFRNPLSSSASTVQSDSVLNLLTSYGFTATQISRIITTYPRLLTLDAETSLLPKLQSLQSRGASTSDLTEIISKVPKILSKRGAKSTALYFDFIKDIIHNDGKSSHSSTIIGKQGNKMRNVTVLREMGVPQRFLFSLLVSESQPVCGREKFEMSVKKVVEMGFDPATSKFVQALHVFYEMSERTIEEKVSVYNKLGFRVEEVWEMFNKWPYSLKFSEKKITQTFETLKRCGLGDEEVVAVMKKRPECMRASEEKITSCVETFLGIGFSGEEFVSMVKCFPTCVGLSAENVRRKVEFLVGEMGWELKDVVGIPPVLGYSLEKRMVPRCGVVRALVEKGVMMGRESGIPPMSSVLACSDKVFLNRFVMKHGKLVPELMAIFAGDKRKVKGLCVSVS, translated from the coding sequence ATGTATTCTTCTCTGTTACTCCCCAGCAAAAGATGTATCGAGCTTCACAAATCTTCTACCTTTAGAGTCATCTCAGTGAAGCTTCTTCAAAATGAATCTCCTTTTCGCAATCCCCTCTCCTCCTCTGCGTCCACTGTTCAATCAGATTCAGTCCTGAATCTTCTCACAAGCTACGGCTTCACAGCCACTCAGATCTCCAGAATCATCACCACATACCCACGCCTCCTCACACTCGACGCCGAAACCTCCCTTCTCCCAAAGCTCCAATCTTTACAGTCCAGAGGAGCTTCAACCTCCGACCTGACCGAGATCATCTCGAAAGTCCCCAAAATCTTATCCAAGAGAGGCGCCAAATCCACCGCCTTGTACTTCGACTTCATCAAAGACATCATCCACAACGATGGTAAGAGCTCTCATTCTTCTACGATTATTGGTAAGCAAGGGAACAAGATGAGAAACGTAACCGTTCTGAGAGAGATGGGAGTCCCTCAACGGTTCTTGTTCTCGCTCCTCGTCTCAGAGAGCCAACCTGTGTGCGGGAGAGAGAAGTTTGAAATGTCAGTCAAGAAAGTAGTCGAGATGGGGTTCGATCCCGCGACGTCGAAGTTCGTGCAAGCGCTGCACGTTTTCTACGAGATGAGCGAGAGAACGATAGAGGAGAAAGTTAGCGTGTATAACAAGTTAGGGTTTAGGGTTGAGGAAGTTTGGGAGATGTTTAACAAGTGGCCTTACTCTTTGAAATTCTCCGAGAAGAAGATTACACAGACGTTCGAGACGCTGAAGAGGTGCGGTTTGGGGGATGAGGAGGTGGTGGCGGTGATGAAGAAGCGTCCGGAGTGCATGCGTGCCTCCGAGGAGAAGATAACGAGCTGCGTGGAGACTTTCTTAGGGATTGGATTCAGCGGTGAGGAGTTTGTGTCGATGGTGAAGTGCTTCCCCACTTGCGTGGGGCTGTCTGCTGAGAATGTGAGGAGGAAGGTTGAGTTTCTGGTGGGGGAGATGGGGTGGGAGTTGAAGGATGTGGTTGGGATACCTCCGGTGCTTGGGTATAGTTTGGAGAAGAGGATGGTTCCGAGGTGTGGTGTGGTAAGAGCTCTTGTGGAGAAAGGAGTGATGATGGGAAGAGAAAGTGGGATACCTCCGATGTCGTCTGTTTTGGCGTGTAGTGATAAGGTGTTTTTGAATAGGTTTGTGATGAAGCATGGGAAGCTGGTGCCTGAGCTGATGGCTATCTTTGCTGGTGATAAGAGAAAGGTTAAAGGATTGTGTGTTTCTGTGAGTTGA
- the LOC106293470 gene encoding uncharacterized protein LOC106293470 codes for METQKTQAGNPPKPAMSSCRKMVKDDANFLEDVKDHIDEFINASMDDHKNCFNKTIKKMFGLSKAVAEKQQAEEAKGVESYLPLQTTLSD; via the exons ATGGAGACGCAGAAGACTCAAGCTGGTAACCCACCTAAGCCAGCCATGTCTTCGTGTAGAAAGATGGTCAAGGATGATGCCAATTTCTTAGAAGACGTCAAGGATCACATTGATGAGTTCATCAATGCCTCCATGGATGATCACAAGAATTGTTTCAACAAGACCATCAAGAAG ATGTTTGGACTGTCAAAGGCTGTTGCAGAGAAGCAGCAAGCTGAAGAAGCTAAAGGAGTTGAGAGTTATTTGCCTCTTCAGACAACTCTCTCTGATTAG
- the LOC106292862 gene encoding 60S ribosomal protein L22-2-like, with protein MSRGSAAVAKGKKKGVSFSIDCSKPVDDKIMEIASLEKFLQERIKVGGKAGALGDSVTITREKNKITVTSDGKFSKRYLKYLTKKYLKKHNVRDWLRVIAANKDRNLYELRYFNIAENEGEEED; from the exons ATGAGTAGAGGAAGTGCAGCCGTCGCCAAGGGAAAGAAGAAGGGAGTGTCCTTCTCCATCGACTGCTCCAAGCCTGTCGATGACAAGATCATGGAGATTGCTTCCCTCGAGAAGTTCCTTCAGGAGAGGATCAAAGTCGGTGGCAAAGCCGGTGCACTCGGTGATTCCGTCACAATCACCCGTGAGAAGAACAAGATCACTGTCACTTCTGATGGCAAGTTCTCCAAGAG GTATTTGAAGTACTTGACGAAGAAGTACTTGAAGAAGCACAATGTGAGGGATTGGCTCAGAGTTATTGCAGCCAACAAGGACCGTAACCTCTACGAGTTGAGGTACTTCAACATCGCTGAGAACGAGGGCGAGGAAGAAGACTAG